CCGGCCGCCCCGGCCCGGTCGTCGTCGACATTCCCAAGAATGTCCAGGTCGCGACCGCGCCCTATAAAAGGCCCGAGGCGCTCGAACATGCGAGCTACCGCCCGCAGGTCAAGGCGGACGCAAAGGCCATCGACAGCGCGGTCGAGATGCTGGCGGCGGCGGAGCGCCCCATCCTCTACACCGGCGGCGGCGTCATCAATTCCGGGCCGGAAGCCACGCGCCTGCTGCGCGAGCTGGCGGACATCACCGGCGCGCCCGTCACCTCGACGCTGATGGGCCTCGGCGCCTTTCCCGCTTCCTCGCCGGCATGGTTGGGGATGCTGGGGATGCATGGCACCTATGAAGCCAATTGGGCGATGAACCAGGCGGACCTGATCCTCTGCATCGGCGCGCGCTTCGACGACCGCGTGACCGGCCGCCTCGACGCCTTCGCGCCCCATTCGAAGAAGATCCACATCGACATCGACCGCAGCTCGATCAACAAGACGGTGGAGGTCGACCTCCCCATCGTCGCGGACGTGGGCAGCGCCATGGCCGACATGATCGCGCTCTGGAAGTCGCGCAACCACCGCAAGGCGGACCTGTCCGCATGGTGGAGCCGCATCGACGGCTGGCGCGAGAAGAAGAGCCTGTCCTATCCCGACAGCGCCGCCGAAATCATGCCGCAGGAAGCCATCGCGCAGCTCTACAAGGCGACCCGCGGCGCGAAGGACGTCATCATCACCACCGAAGTCGGCCAGCACCAGATGTGGGCCGCCCAGCATTTCGGTTTCGACGCGCCGAACAAATGGCTGACCTCCGGGGGTCTGGGCACCATGGGCTACGGCTTCCCCGCCGCCATCGGCGCGCAGGTCGGCAACCCCGACAGCCTCGTCATCTGCGTGGCGGGCGACGCCTCGGTCCAGATGAACATCCAGGAAATGGGCACGGCCAGCCAGTATCGCACGCCGGTCAAGCTCTTCATCCTTAACAATGAATATATGGGCATGGTCCGCCAGTGGCAGGAACTGACCTATGAAAGCCGCTATTCCAACAGCTATTCCGACAGCCTGCCCGACTTCGTGAAGCTGGCCGAAGCCTATGGCTGGACCGGCATTCGCATCGAAGGGCCGCAGGAACTGGAGGCGGGCATTGCCCGAATGATCGACACGCCCGGCCCGGTGATCGTGGACTGCCGCGTGGCGAAGCTGTCCAACTGCTTCCCGATGATCCCGTCGGGCGCGGCCCATACCGACATGCTGCTCGACCCCAGCCAGGTGGAAGGCACGCTGTCGGACGAGGCGAAGGCGCTGGTGTGACGCAACATCTCAGGCTCCGCATCCATGTGAACGAACCCTGGGATTTCGAACGATCCGCGGGCACGGCGGAGCTGACCGGCTGGACCGTGGATCATGCCGATCCGGAAAATGAGGAATGGGAAGTGCATCTGGACGAAGGGTTCGATTTCCACGATCGCCGCATCGCCCGCCTTCTCGCCGGGCCGCGCTATGTGGGCGAGCATCTGACGCGGATGTTCGACGCGGTGACGGGCTTCCCCGTCCGCCTCGCCTATCGCGGCGACGGGGCCTGGCACTACGCCTTCGCGGGCATGATCTCGCAGCGCCATGAGCGCAAGGAAGAAGAACCGGACAACGGGGCAGCCATTTGATGCATATCCAGGAAGAACTCTCCGAGCGGCACGTCCTGTCGCTCACGGTCGCGAACGAGGCGGGCATATTGGCGCGCATCGCGGGCCTGTTCACCGCGCGCGGCTATAATATCGACAGCCTGACCGTGGCGGACATCACGACCGACCATGCGATCAGCCGCATCACCATCGTCACCGTCGGCCCGCCCAAGGTGATCGACCAGATCATTGCGCAGCTCGAACGGCTGGTCCCGGTCCACAAGGTCACCGACCTGACCGAAGCCGGCCCCTTCGTGGAGCGCGAGCTGGCGCTGGTGAAGGTCGCCGGCACGGGCGAGGACCGCATCGAAGCGCTGCGCCTTGCCGACGTGTTCCGCGCCAAGGTGGTCGACACCACCATCGGCAGCTTCATCTTCGAGATTACCGGCACGACGGAAAAGATCGACAATTTCGTCGCCCTCATGCGCCAGATCGGTCTTGTCGAAGTCGGCCGCACCGGCGTCGTCGGCCTCACGCGCGGCAGGGACGCCGCCTGAACCCACCTCATCCCATCACCGCCCCCTCACCGGAGCGAGCAAGACAGAAAGAAGGAACTTCCATGAAGGTTTATTACGATCGCGACGCGGACATCGGCCTCATCAAGGGCAAGAAGGTCGCCATCCTCGGCTACGGTTCGCAGGGCCATGCCCATGCCCAGAACCTGCGCGATTCGGGCGTCGCCGAAGTCGCCATCGCGCTCCGCCCCGGTTCCGCCAGCGCCAAGAAGGCCGAAGGCGCGGGCTTCAAGGTGCTGCCCAACGCCGAAGCCGCCGCCTGGGCCGACGTCCTCATGATCCTTGCCCCCGACGAGTTCCAGGCGGACATCTACGCCGCCGACATCCACGCGAACCTGAAGCCCGGCGCGGCGCTCGCCTTCGCGCACGGCCTCAACGTCCATTTCGGCCTGATCGAGCCGCGCGCCGATGTCGACGTCATCATGATCGCGCCCAAGGGCCCCGGCCACACCGTGCGCGGCGAATATGTGAAGGGCGGCGGCGTGCCCTGCCTCATCGCCATCTATCAGGATGCGACCGGCAACGCGCATGACATCGCGCTTTCCTACGCCTCGGCCGTGGGCGGCGGCCGCAGCGGCATCATCGAAACCAATTTCAAGGAAGAGTGCGAAACCGACCTCTTCGGCGAACAGGCGGTGCTGTGCGGCGGCCTCACCCACCTCATCATGGCGGGTTTCGAAACGCTGACGGAAGCGGGCTACGCCCCCGAAATGGCCTATTTCGAATGTCTTCACGAAGTGAAGCTGATCGTCGACCTGATGTATGAAGGCGGCATCGCCAACATGCGCTATTCGATCAGCAACACCGCCGAATATGGCGACTATCACACCGGCCCGCGCGTCATCACCGACGAGACCAAGGCGGAGATGAAGCGCGTCCTCAACGACATCCAGCAGGGCAAGTTCGTCCAGCGCTTCATGACCGACATCAAGACCGGCTATCCGGAAATGAAGGCGAAGCGCAAGCTCCAGGCCCAGCACCCGATCGAAAAGACCGGCGAGCAGCTGCGCGCCATGATGCCGTGGATCGGCGCGAACAAGCTGGTGGACAAGGACAAGAACTAAGTCCTTGCGGGAACGATCCGTTTCCGCTTTCCGGACTGGACTTGCAGGGGGCGTCGCTTATTCTGGCGGCGCCCCTTGAACGTTCTGGAGAATTTGCGAAATGCGGACATATCTCATCCCCGCCGCCGCCCTGCTCGCGCTGGCGGGAGGCACCGTCGTCGTCGCGCAGCAGATGCCCGCCGCCGCGCCCGGCACAAAAGACGTGTCGAAGGTCACCGGCGGCCGATATGCGATCGACCCCGATCACACGCAGATCGTCTTCGCCTATGACCATATGGGCTTTACCAACAATGTGGGCGTCATCGCCCAGTCCACCGGCACGCTGACGCTCGACCCGAAAAACCCCGCCGCCGCGAAGGTTTCGGTCGAAGTCCCGATCGCCAATCTCAAGACCGGCATCGCCGAACTCGATACCCATCTCATGAAGCCGGAATTTTTCGACAGCGCGAAATTCCCCAAGGCGACCTTCGTGTCGACGGGCGTGAAG
This genomic window from Sphingobium cloacae contains:
- a CDS encoding acetolactate synthase 3 large subunit yields the protein MAEKSGADILVECLIDLGVEVVFGYPGGAVLPIYDALFDHPKIRHVLVRHEQGATHMAEGYARSTGKPGVVLVTSGPGATNAVTGITDALMDSIPLVVITGQVATQLIGTDAFQEADTIGITRHCSKHNYLVKDPGKLAGVIHEAFHIATTGRPGPVVVDIPKNVQVATAPYKRPEALEHASYRPQVKADAKAIDSAVEMLAAAERPILYTGGGVINSGPEATRLLRELADITGAPVTSTLMGLGAFPASSPAWLGMLGMHGTYEANWAMNQADLILCIGARFDDRVTGRLDAFAPHSKKIHIDIDRSSINKTVEVDLPIVADVGSAMADMIALWKSRNHRKADLSAWWSRIDGWREKKSLSYPDSAAEIMPQEAIAQLYKATRGAKDVIITTEVGQHQMWAAQHFGFDAPNKWLTSGGLGTMGYGFPAAIGAQVGNPDSLVICVAGDASVQMNIQEMGTASQYRTPVKLFILNNEYMGMVRQWQELTYESRYSNSYSDSLPDFVKLAEAYGWTGIRIEGPQELEAGIARMIDTPGPVIVDCRVAKLSNCFPMIPSGAAHTDMLLDPSQVEGTLSDEAKALV
- the ilvC gene encoding ketol-acid reductoisomerase is translated as MKVYYDRDADIGLIKGKKVAILGYGSQGHAHAQNLRDSGVAEVAIALRPGSASAKKAEGAGFKVLPNAEAAAWADVLMILAPDEFQADIYAADIHANLKPGAALAFAHGLNVHFGLIEPRADVDVIMIAPKGPGHTVRGEYVKGGGVPCLIAIYQDATGNAHDIALSYASAVGGGRSGIIETNFKEECETDLFGEQAVLCGGLTHLIMAGFETLTEAGYAPEMAYFECLHEVKLIVDLMYEGGIANMRYSISNTAEYGDYHTGPRVITDETKAEMKRVLNDIQQGKFVQRFMTDIKTGYPEMKAKRKLQAQHPIEKTGEQLRAMMPWIGANKLVDKDKN
- the ilvN gene encoding acetolactate synthase small subunit; this encodes MHIQEELSERHVLSLTVANEAGILARIAGLFTARGYNIDSLTVADITTDHAISRITIVTVGPPKVIDQIIAQLERLVPVHKVTDLTEAGPFVERELALVKVAGTGEDRIEALRLADVFRAKVVDTTIGSFIFEITGTTEKIDNFVALMRQIGLVEVGRTGVVGLTRGRDAA
- a CDS encoding YceI family protein; translation: MRTYLIPAAALLALAGGTVVVAQQMPAAAPGTKDVSKVTGGRYAIDPDHTQIVFAYDHMGFTNNVGVIAQSTGTLTLDPKNPAAAKVSVEVPIANLKTGIAELDTHLMKPEFFDSAKFPKATFVSTGVKVDGDDAEITGNLTIKGITKPVTLDADFYGAGMHPMTKKENVGFNATATIKRSDFGMGYAVPMVGDAVELRIVAAFEKQ